A genomic stretch from Sulfobacillus thermosulfidooxidans includes:
- a CDS encoding SpoVR family protein, protein MLTPSKLESLIEQVLPAAQLSGLDCEHVHFELVDAEDIHALASYHGLPIRYSHWSFGKTYGRLKTAYDYRLSQIYELVINTRPFYAFIDRLNSDAQTLLILAHVFAHVDYFSHSRLFARTPHDILHKAARHARQIGNYRRIYGNEAVESLLDAAMVVADHVGMSLVMARGPGEEASDVLGYIAVHSAHLQDWEREILLMIREESKYFWPQRLSKISNEGYATFWHTRLMRQITLSPEVAWEVAELNSKLLATKAPQLNPYALGSQLYDHLYSKKGLGAVFEARNMLDDAGLIRLALDDEVIHTCHLDIYRDHDPNGNTLHADLAHIRAQLIQDVEHAGIPLLTVMAEKSKPLGPLRIQHHYDGRDLDFYELPFALKAIAHRLWGGRVEIHTMKQGMHHIASHDGTKWADEVS, encoded by the coding sequence ATGCTCACACCCTCGAAGCTTGAAAGCTTAATTGAGCAAGTTTTGCCTGCAGCACAGTTGTCCGGATTGGACTGTGAACATGTCCATTTCGAATTAGTGGATGCAGAAGACATTCATGCTTTAGCATCTTATCATGGACTCCCCATTCGTTATTCTCATTGGAGTTTTGGAAAGACTTACGGACGATTAAAAACGGCCTATGACTATAGATTATCCCAGATTTATGAGCTCGTTATTAATACCCGTCCATTTTATGCCTTTATCGATCGTCTCAACAGCGACGCGCAAACGTTATTAATTTTGGCTCATGTTTTTGCCCATGTTGATTATTTTTCTCATTCCCGGTTATTTGCCCGGACACCCCATGATATCTTGCATAAAGCCGCCCGGCATGCGAGACAAATAGGGAATTATCGCCGAATTTACGGGAACGAGGCGGTTGAGTCGTTGCTCGATGCAGCCATGGTGGTGGCGGACCATGTCGGAATGTCTCTCGTGATGGCGAGAGGACCCGGGGAAGAAGCCAGTGATGTGTTAGGATATATTGCCGTGCATAGTGCGCATCTCCAAGATTGGGAACGTGAAATTCTCTTGATGATCCGGGAGGAGTCAAAATATTTTTGGCCGCAGCGACTATCAAAAATCAGTAATGAAGGATATGCAACCTTTTGGCATACTCGCTTAATGCGGCAAATCACTCTCTCGCCAGAAGTGGCATGGGAGGTGGCAGAACTGAATAGCAAACTTTTAGCTACGAAGGCACCTCAATTAAACCCCTATGCATTAGGGTCCCAATTATATGATCATTTGTACTCGAAGAAGGGATTAGGCGCGGTTTTTGAAGCTCGTAATATGTTAGATGATGCCGGGTTGATTCGTTTAGCATTAGATGACGAAGTGATCCACACTTGTCATTTAGACATTTACCGAGACCATGATCCCAATGGCAACACGCTCCACGCCGATCTGGCTCATATCCGTGCACAACTCATTCAGGATGTGGAACATGCGGGCATTCCTCTCTTAACGGTTATGGCGGAGAAGTCTAAGCCTCTCGGCCCTCTTCGTATTCAGCACCATTATGATGGGAGAGACTTAGATTTTTATGAATTACCTTTTGCGTTGAAAGCTATTGCACACAGACTCTGGGGTGGACGGGTGGAGATCCACACAATGAAGCAAGGAATGCATCATATTGCGAGCCATGACGGAACAAAATGGGCTGACGAAGTGAGTTAA
- a CDS encoding nitroreductase family protein, giving the protein MDLYEGLITRRTIHRFRTDPVPDNIIRLMLNAAIQAPNHHLTQPWRFVVIRGQSLEQLANYRYEVALDKAQKQNRPHAERIAEQARQDFAMLSVVIAVIQVLADDPYRQQEDYAAVSCATYAMMLAAWSQGVGTYWGTGAITRYQPVLKLCQVAANERIVALVRAGYPEDIPHVPRIAAEDKTLWLT; this is encoded by the coding sequence ATGGATCTTTATGAGGGACTCATCACTCGGCGTACGATTCATCGGTTTCGCACGGACCCTGTCCCCGATAACATTATCCGCCTGATGCTAAATGCCGCAATTCAGGCTCCGAATCATCATTTGACTCAACCATGGCGGTTTGTCGTCATCCGCGGCCAAAGTTTGGAGCAACTGGCTAATTACCGGTATGAGGTAGCATTGGACAAAGCGCAAAAACAAAATCGTCCCCACGCCGAACGCATCGCGGAACAAGCACGCCAAGACTTCGCGATGCTGAGCGTGGTCATTGCCGTTATCCAAGTATTAGCGGATGATCCATATCGCCAACAAGAAGATTATGCAGCCGTGAGCTGTGCAACGTATGCCATGATGCTCGCAGCCTGGAGTCAGGGTGTGGGCACTTATTGGGGTACAGGCGCCATCACCCGCTACCAACCGGTGTTAAAGCTCTGTCAGGTTGCCGCCAATGAAAGGATTGTCGCATTGGTTCGCGCCGGGTATCCTGAAGATATTCCTCATGTGCCCAGAATCGCAGCAGAAGACAAAACTTTGTGGTTAACGTGA
- a CDS encoding YIEGIA domain-containing protein: protein MSGSSGPIDWTPMIVGFVAGLLSRLISLKSGSTHYPGYPSGYVSQVALAIIAAMIGSSVLTSLIGKEFTAATFLTLAATQFRDVRNTERKTLEQEEKLILVSRGPGYIEGIAITYEARNYLAMLVALLTSAITQLGGLVLGIIGGIVILIISEIFMSGKHIGDVVDVQPAKITFDKGSLLYAGDVMMMEVGLPHSRERYEKEGLAVVLTPKNERGQAALWNISQRQAIAYEAAAAVGVQKDVGYPEQTPLCRMEMPAGTGKAGLSILPVDRDINKLIRAIKRTPVLESSKWSRMTSPVLNRKEM from the coding sequence ATGTCAGGAAGTTCAGGACCCATTGATTGGACGCCCATGATTGTTGGATTTGTGGCCGGTTTGCTGTCCCGGCTCATATCTCTGAAAAGTGGTAGCACTCATTATCCCGGATACCCATCGGGATATGTTTCGCAGGTCGCGCTCGCTATCATTGCGGCGATGATCGGTTCCAGTGTGCTGACCTCACTCATCGGCAAGGAATTTACGGCCGCAACATTTTTGACGTTAGCCGCCACACAGTTCCGGGATGTTCGAAACACCGAGCGCAAAACTCTTGAACAAGAAGAAAAACTGATTCTCGTATCCAGAGGACCAGGTTATATCGAAGGTATAGCGATCACCTATGAAGCGAGAAATTACCTCGCCATGCTGGTTGCTCTCCTAACCTCTGCAATTACCCAACTCGGCGGGTTAGTATTGGGCATTATCGGCGGCATTGTGATTCTTATCATTTCGGAAATCTTCATGTCCGGCAAACACATTGGCGATGTGGTCGATGTTCAGCCGGCCAAAATCACTTTTGACAAAGGGTCTTTGCTTTATGCAGGCGATGTGATGATGATGGAAGTTGGATTGCCCCATTCTCGGGAACGCTACGAAAAAGAAGGACTAGCTGTCGTGCTTACCCCCAAAAATGAACGGGGACAAGCCGCTCTCTGGAACATTTCCCAGCGCCAAGCCATTGCTTATGAAGCTGCTGCAGCCGTTGGCGTGCAAAAAGACGTTGGTTATCCCGAACAAACACCATTATGTCGGATGGAAATGCCCGCGGGAACGGGCAAAGCTGGCTTATCCATCTTGCCGGTTGACCGCGATATCAACAAATTAATTCGTGCCATCAAACGCACCCCCGTCTTGGAATCCAGCAAATGGAGTCGTATGACCAGTCCGGTATTAAATCGAAAGGAGATGTGA
- a CDS encoding NUDIX hydrolase, producing the protein MLRNRIRRVPVTVRGTHYIHEYLVLPDVCAVIAEIPEGVILVEQFRPALGRKILELPAGRLRRGEEPVQGARRELQEETGYQAGDMRLLSRFYPSVGLSRHKVHLYYTVNPVPGPTNWDPTEEIEVKIIPVNEVPNLLIEGRAADAKTHLGLVYFLNARGWLLQRGRWRPVQTSQGSPG; encoded by the coding sequence TTGCTAAGGAATCGTATTCGACGTGTGCCCGTTACGGTAAGGGGCACACATTATATTCACGAGTATCTTGTGTTACCAGATGTCTGTGCGGTCATTGCGGAGATTCCCGAAGGGGTCATTCTCGTTGAACAATTTCGACCCGCTTTAGGGCGAAAAATTTTAGAGTTGCCCGCGGGGCGATTACGGCGGGGTGAAGAACCTGTCCAAGGAGCTCGTCGGGAATTACAGGAAGAAACAGGGTATCAGGCCGGAGATATGCGCTTGTTATCCCGTTTCTATCCTTCCGTGGGACTGTCGCGACACAAAGTGCATCTTTATTACACGGTGAATCCTGTTCCTGGACCAACAAATTGGGATCCGACAGAAGAAATCGAAGTCAAAATTATTCCGGTCAACGAAGTGCCCAATTTATTGATCGAAGGACGGGCCGCGGACGCCAAGACCCATTTAGGCTTGGTATATTTCCTTAATGCCCGTGGCTGGTTATTGCAACGGGGACGATGGCGCCCGGTTCAAACATCTCAGGGTTCACCAGGATAA
- a CDS encoding capping complex subunit for YIEGIA → MADAPTPVMFAIVTTKKDSVTGGMAPIFIAEDDQERERIAMWLTRITNAIVHDLHNGTLILTVNQAT, encoded by the coding sequence TTGGCTGATGCCCCGACGCCCGTCATGTTTGCTATCGTAACCACCAAAAAAGATTCCGTAACGGGTGGCATGGCTCCCATCTTCATCGCCGAAGACGATCAAGAGCGGGAAAGAATTGCCATGTGGCTCACGCGCATTACCAATGCCATTGTGCATGACTTGCATAATGGGACACTGATCTTGACCGTGAACCAGGCCACCTAG
- a CDS encoding DUF444 family protein yields MRTSSYSIGNGEQWRYHGIYQDQWRHDQKVKEAVKANLADMVSDEHITIADGRRVINVPLPELKEFRISFDWQHVETVGQTDDTVRGSKGEHKNSLGTGKEGGTENGADVEDTAVTLEEAADIIFERLTLPDLDPLKRALGDGRELQPESWDKVGLKSRWVRRATLREAMKRHVKEHQERIEIQPSDVRYWRYEALPADEGGAVVLAMMDTSGSMGTFEKYLAKSFFFWTVEFLRRSYPHVELVFLAHDVRAREVDEETFFHRGSSGGTVSSSVYRLGLDILEQRYPAEQFNSYAFHFTDGGNLTSDNALAVEIGMELAHRTNLFGYGEIHDTDRNPSPLFQSFQERQGIGAILLRRKEDVFRALEYYFGKDREHKNAHTLEA; encoded by the coding sequence ATGAGAACCTCTTCATATAGCATCGGCAATGGAGAACAGTGGCGTTACCATGGTATTTATCAGGACCAGTGGCGCCATGACCAGAAAGTCAAAGAAGCCGTTAAGGCCAACTTGGCCGACATGGTGTCCGATGAACACATCACAATTGCCGATGGTCGCCGGGTTATCAATGTTCCGTTGCCGGAGCTGAAAGAATTTCGGATTAGCTTTGATTGGCAGCATGTAGAAACCGTTGGACAGACTGATGATACCGTAAGGGGCAGTAAAGGTGAGCACAAAAATTCTCTGGGAACGGGAAAAGAGGGCGGAACAGAAAATGGGGCCGATGTGGAAGACACCGCGGTCACGCTAGAAGAGGCGGCAGACATCATCTTTGAACGGCTGACTCTTCCCGACTTAGATCCCTTAAAACGGGCTTTAGGGGATGGACGTGAATTGCAACCAGAATCATGGGACAAAGTGGGATTAAAAAGTCGGTGGGTCAGAAGGGCAACATTGCGTGAAGCGATGAAGCGACATGTTAAAGAACATCAAGAACGTATTGAAATTCAGCCCTCTGATGTAAGGTATTGGCGCTATGAGGCATTACCAGCTGATGAAGGGGGCGCTGTGGTGTTGGCGATGATGGACACTTCAGGCTCGATGGGCACATTCGAAAAATATTTAGCCAAAAGTTTCTTTTTTTGGACCGTAGAATTTCTCAGGCGAAGTTACCCGCATGTCGAGCTCGTATTTTTAGCGCATGACGTCCGAGCTAGGGAAGTGGATGAAGAAACGTTCTTTCACCGGGGATCATCGGGCGGAACGGTGTCGTCGTCAGTGTACCGGCTCGGTCTCGATATTTTGGAACAGCGTTATCCTGCCGAACAGTTTAATAGTTATGCTTTTCATTTTACGGATGGCGGGAATTTGACTTCTGATAACGCCTTGGCTGTAGAAATTGGGATGGAACTGGCACATCGCACCAATCTGTTTGGTTATGGGGAAATCCACGACACGGACCGTAATCCGTCACCCTTATTCCAATCGTTTCAAGAACGCCAGGGAATCGGCGCGATACTCTTGCGCCGCAAAGAAGATGTGTTTCGCGCGTTGGAATACTATTTCGGAAAGGATAGGGAACACAAGAATGCTCACACCCTCGAAGCTTGA
- a CDS encoding TetR/AcrR family transcriptional regulator, which translates to MDEGGRKEEILKAAQTIFSQYGYHQATIRMIADQAQCATGTFYLYFVSKQDCFLALVEKLYTHVMEHIMRARSGIENPAEKLKRSLEAAVDVFRRDYELAQVVLVRGAGADPLFEERMWRVREAFSEFIVSDLIECGVPQPQAVIGAHGWVGALAEIVGVWIRRDQDLDLNEAAQEIQRIFWTAWGLNDFHSAS; encoded by the coding sequence ATGGATGAAGGTGGCCGTAAAGAGGAGATTCTTAAGGCAGCCCAAACGATATTTAGTCAATACGGGTATCACCAAGCAACAATTCGGATGATTGCCGACCAAGCCCAATGTGCCACAGGAACCTTTTATCTGTATTTTGTCAGCAAACAGGATTGCTTTTTGGCTCTCGTGGAAAAATTATATACCCACGTTATGGAGCACATTATGCGGGCGCGCTCTGGAATAGAAAATCCTGCGGAAAAACTTAAACGTTCCTTAGAGGCTGCGGTCGATGTGTTCCGACGAGATTATGAATTGGCGCAGGTGGTTTTGGTCCGAGGTGCTGGAGCAGACCCGCTTTTTGAAGAACGCATGTGGCGAGTTCGCGAAGCCTTCAGTGAATTTATTGTCAGTGACCTCATTGAATGTGGAGTGCCGCAGCCGCAAGCCGTGATTGGCGCCCATGGTTGGGTGGGGGCGCTGGCCGAAATTGTTGGGGTATGGATTCGTCGTGATCAGGATCTGGATTTGAATGAAGCGGCTCAAGAAATTCAAAGAATTTTTTGGACGGCATGGGGATTAAATGATTTCCATTCGGCGTCTTAG
- a CDS encoding cob(I)yrinic acid a,c-diamide adenosyltransferase, which produces MPSRIYTRNGDGGITRLSTGQKIEKHSQRVNAYGTLYELNAFIGQARAYLSESRPSPIPDEWTHLEEFLHDLQHRLFMVGRDLSTTFDDEAQASTPPALTKQLEQLADRLRNHTPPWKPFTIPEGSLAATSLYIATTVCRRAEREIWALNKIEKVPHAVLTFMNRLSDVLFAAARYVNAQLGIHEEVTGMPQTY; this is translated from the coding sequence ATGCCGAGCCGCATCTACACTCGAAATGGTGATGGTGGCATCACGCGTTTGAGTACCGGTCAAAAAATCGAAAAGCATTCGCAAAGAGTTAATGCTTACGGCACTCTTTACGAGCTTAATGCGTTCATCGGGCAAGCTCGCGCCTATTTGTCAGAGTCTCGGCCCTCACCCATTCCCGACGAATGGACTCATTTAGAGGAGTTTCTTCACGACCTGCAACACCGTTTGTTTATGGTCGGCCGCGACTTATCGACAACATTTGACGATGAAGCCCAGGCCAGTACGCCACCGGCTTTAACCAAACAGTTAGAACAATTAGCTGATCGGCTCCGAAACCATACCCCCCCATGGAAACCCTTTACGATTCCAGAAGGGAGTTTAGCCGCAACAAGCCTGTATATCGCCACAACCGTGTGCCGACGCGCTGAGCGGGAAATTTGGGCACTCAACAAGATAGAGAAAGTGCCCCATGCCGTTTTAACATTTATGAATCGGCTCTCGGATGTTCTGTTCGCGGCGGCCCGTTATGTGAATGCGCAATTAGGCATCCATGAAGAGGTCACCGGAATGCCACAAACATATTAA
- a CDS encoding PrkA family serine protein kinase, with protein sequence MLSERGDEPKNNAYFVEPEWSGTFSQYLDIVRAMPTVAESAHHRLWRMVMSRGKIGADGRKYPFFTDSLFGIDDTVSTLVEDYLRPAARGFEVKKRILLLVGPISGGKSTLVTLLKRGLEAFTALPEGQLFGIKGCPMHEEPLHLIPGPMRSEWERDLGVKIEGELCPVCQWHLANTYQGRIGQVPVERIILSEYKRIGVGTYAPSDPKSQDIADLTGAVDFQGLARYGSESDPRAFRFDGELNIANRGLVEFQEMLKLDEKFLYQLLSLSQEGNMKTTRFQLISADEVIIGHTNEHEFRTFMQNPRNEALLSRMFVIPVPYNLNVSEEVRIYQKLLAPYEVPGIHKGPGALQAAAEVAILSRIKELPKPGRDRLSKLLLYQSENNDHERKMAQEEGRALGEGMTGLDPRYLINRLSSLFSDPDRECVDALDVLDAIRSGLDNSPFGDRGLRTDVQEWTQSVKTLYDQHIEKLVLQAFAEDWSDELERLYHNYLDHVIRFVEDTQGDEQLLRSIEERLGITETQAPAFREEIYARIKASRGRSNRGSYQDYPHLRQALEQKLFDDLRDVVKITTQSLNPDPKTLQRIEQAAQNLVAHHGFCPRCATKAIHHVGGLLNR encoded by the coding sequence ATGTTATCTGAACGGGGAGACGAGCCAAAAAACAATGCTTATTTTGTGGAGCCAGAGTGGTCGGGAACGTTCAGTCAATATCTTGACATTGTCCGTGCTATGCCAACGGTTGCCGAAAGTGCTCATCATCGGCTGTGGCGCATGGTGATGAGTCGGGGCAAAATCGGTGCGGATGGTCGGAAATATCCATTCTTTACAGATTCGCTATTTGGGATCGACGATACCGTCTCTACCTTGGTGGAAGACTATTTACGACCCGCAGCTCGTGGATTTGAGGTTAAAAAGCGCATTCTCTTACTCGTTGGACCCATTAGTGGCGGCAAGTCAACGCTGGTTACCTTGCTAAAACGGGGTTTGGAAGCTTTCACAGCATTGCCAGAAGGACAATTGTTCGGCATTAAAGGCTGTCCCATGCATGAAGAACCCTTGCACCTGATCCCCGGCCCAATGCGTTCAGAATGGGAAAGAGATTTAGGGGTTAAAATCGAAGGCGAATTGTGTCCAGTTTGTCAATGGCATTTAGCCAATACTTATCAAGGACGGATCGGGCAAGTCCCGGTGGAACGGATCATCCTCTCCGAATATAAACGGATTGGGGTCGGTACCTATGCTCCATCCGATCCCAAATCACAAGATATTGCCGATTTGACGGGTGCTGTGGACTTTCAAGGCTTAGCGCGGTACGGTTCAGAGTCTGATCCACGGGCGTTTCGCTTTGATGGGGAGCTAAACATTGCGAACCGTGGGCTGGTGGAATTTCAGGAGATGCTGAAACTCGATGAAAAATTTCTGTACCAGTTACTTTCTTTAAGTCAAGAAGGCAACATGAAAACCACGCGCTTCCAACTCATTTCGGCTGATGAGGTAATTATCGGCCATACTAACGAACATGAATTTCGCACCTTTATGCAAAATCCACGAAACGAAGCGTTGTTGTCACGCATGTTTGTCATACCTGTTCCCTACAATCTTAATGTTTCGGAAGAGGTGCGAATCTATCAGAAATTGTTAGCTCCATATGAAGTACCAGGGATTCATAAAGGGCCTGGAGCATTACAAGCGGCCGCTGAGGTGGCGATATTGTCTCGGATTAAGGAATTGCCTAAGCCGGGCCGGGATCGCCTAAGCAAATTGCTCTTATATCAGTCCGAGAACAATGATCATGAACGCAAGATGGCCCAGGAGGAAGGCCGCGCGTTGGGAGAAGGCATGACCGGCCTCGATCCCAGATATTTGATCAATCGGCTATCGTCCTTGTTTTCGGACCCTGATCGTGAATGTGTCGATGCTCTTGACGTGTTAGATGCTATTCGGTCCGGTTTGGACAATTCCCCTTTTGGAGACCGGGGCCTAAGGACAGATGTTCAGGAATGGACGCAGAGCGTTAAAACTCTCTATGACCAGCACATTGAAAAGCTGGTTCTTCAAGCCTTCGCAGAGGACTGGAGTGATGAACTTGAACGGCTGTATCACAATTACCTCGATCATGTGATCCGCTTTGTGGAAGATACTCAAGGTGATGAACAACTTCTGCGATCAATCGAAGAACGATTGGGCATTACAGAAACCCAAGCTCCAGCGTTCCGTGAAGAAATTTATGCCCGAATAAAAGCTTCACGAGGGCGGTCGAATCGTGGTTCATATCAGGACTATCCTCATCTTCGTCAAGCCTTGGAACAGAAATTGTTTGATGATCTCCGTGATGTGGTGAAAATCACGACTCAGTCTTTAAACCCTGATCCGAAAACCCTCCAGCGTATTGAACAAGCCGCGCAAAACCTTGTTGCCCATCACGGGTTTTGTCCACGGTGCGCCACCAAGGCTATTCACCATGTGGGAGGCCTGTTAAACCGATGA
- a CDS encoding magnesium transporter CorA family protein, whose translation MPKYLAMIDDKTVEKHTWPEGEAVLWVDLGDEEKDELQDIVNRLYRAHPVAVEKVLQGHERPSGFLIEQDAIVAVISDPTANVADKTRRPIGLFFGQRFLVTTHFHGDNGLIDTTWNKAIKENMLEQGLDFALYYLLYNHLRHFYQATRQIGQDFERLHVELLREPTKNLALKIVDLRKKTYWLYKVIRPEIKIFALLKEHIPYIKRVNRPYFEDLYSQIEEILTDVEAYRDGLEGMVEAFSGMQSNEINKVMKFLTIISVLALPATTIASIYGMNFWIPEIHWHYGYWYSLIVMFLVTVALLLYMQRNRWFR comes from the coding sequence GTGCCAAAATATTTGGCCATGATTGACGACAAAACCGTGGAAAAACACACGTGGCCCGAGGGTGAGGCCGTTCTTTGGGTAGATTTGGGGGATGAGGAAAAAGACGAACTGCAGGATATTGTCAATCGCTTATACCGTGCTCATCCGGTGGCCGTCGAAAAGGTTTTGCAGGGTCATGAACGCCCTTCAGGTTTTTTGATTGAACAGGATGCTATTGTAGCGGTGATTTCTGATCCTACAGCGAATGTAGCAGACAAAACGCGCCGACCTATAGGTTTATTTTTTGGTCAACGCTTTTTAGTCACAACCCATTTTCATGGGGATAATGGGTTGATTGATACCACATGGAATAAGGCGATAAAGGAAAATATGCTTGAACAAGGTCTCGATTTTGCCTTGTATTACTTGCTATATAATCATTTACGCCACTTTTACCAAGCCACTCGTCAAATTGGCCAAGATTTTGAACGTCTTCACGTGGAGTTGTTGCGCGAACCAACCAAAAATCTCGCCCTTAAAATCGTTGATTTGCGTAAAAAAACCTATTGGTTGTATAAGGTCATTCGTCCCGAAATAAAAATATTTGCCTTACTTAAGGAGCACATTCCTTATATAAAACGAGTTAACCGTCCCTATTTTGAAGATTTATACAGTCAGATCGAAGAGATTTTAACGGATGTTGAAGCATACCGGGATGGACTAGAAGGAATGGTGGAGGCATTCTCCGGGATGCAATCCAATGAGATTAATAAGGTGATGAAATTTTTGACCATCATTTCAGTTCTTGCTCTGCCAGCCACCACGATCGCCTCCATTTACGGGATGAATTTCTGGATTCCGGAAATCCATTGGCACTACGGTTATTGGTATTCCCTTATCGTGATGTTCTTGGTTACGGTCGCATTGCTTCTATATATGCAGCGCAATCGGTGGTTCCGCTAA